From the genome of Methanomicrobia archaeon, one region includes:
- a CDS encoding class I SAM-dependent methyltransferase produces MEEDERGIIERAAILRRWNVRGKHLLDLGAGPLAIIAAREFDCRVTTVDVSEVAVREARCEVEREGLSDKIIVEQADATALPYLSGRFEVVIGFGILHHIEPLKRLRLLREAARVASEAVILAELNAAGFKKIHEFKDYTPVDLAWLEQALQTFGAVESCEGRLMNVYVLSLRSLD; encoded by the coding sequence ATGGAAGAGGATGAGCGGGGCATAATCGAGCGTGCGGCGATTTTACGGCGCTGGAACGTTCGGGGTAAACACCTTCTTGACCTTGGCGCGGGTCCGCTGGCGATCATCGCGGCCCGCGAGTTCGACTGTCGCGTCACGACCGTTGACGTCTCTGAAGTGGCCGTGCGTGAGGCGCGGTGCGAGGTGGAGCGTGAGGGACTCAGTGACAAAATCATCGTCGAGCAGGCCGATGCGACCGCGCTGCCATACCTCAGCGGCCGTTTTGAGGTGGTCATCGGCTTTGGGATTCTGCATCATATCGAGCCGCTCAAGCGTCTTCGTCTGCTCCGTGAAGCCGCTCGGGTGGCGAGCGAAGCGGTTATACTGGCGGAATTGAACGCCGCGGGATTCAAGAAGATCCACGAATTCAAGGACTATACGCCCGTCGATCTGGCGTGGCTGGAACAGGCGTTACAAACGTTCGGAGCAGTGGAGAGCTGTGAAGGTCGATTGATGAACGTGTATGTGCTCTCTTTGCGCTCACTCGATTGA
- a CDS encoding carbohydrate kinase family protein, with the protein MAKQDVVGLGALNCDVLYAVERIARGGEEVGILDIKKAPGGSAANTIVALARLGASVGFVGVVGSDEEGQLIVDDFCTEQVATRITRAEGYTGAAIGFVDAEGERALYIYPGVNDQLTMADIDLEFVNDAQFLHTSSFVNDAQLAMQRELARELHAQLSFSPGMLCFSHTLPDLEELIARSAVVFLSLGELNCLVSVGDYERGAEILIGSGAQTVCVTLGAKGCFIADQSGAAHLVAAYPAQAIDTTGAGDAFAAGFLFGLLHEKSLQECGKIGNFVASRCIREYGCRKGLPSARDLSSIE; encoded by the coding sequence ATGGCGAAACAGGATGTAGTGGGCTTAGGCGCTTTGAATTGCGATGTGCTTTACGCTGTGGAGCGCATAGCGCGAGGCGGTGAAGAAGTGGGCATTCTGGATATAAAGAAAGCCCCGGGCGGATCGGCGGCAAATACCATCGTGGCACTGGCGCGGTTGGGCGCGTCCGTCGGGTTCGTGGGTGTGGTGGGAAGCGATGAGGAAGGCCAGCTGATTGTGGACGATTTCTGTACCGAACAGGTAGCAACGCGAATAACAAGAGCAGAAGGGTACACGGGCGCCGCGATCGGGTTCGTGGATGCGGAGGGCGAGCGTGCGTTGTACATCTATCCCGGCGTCAACGACCAGCTCACTATGGCGGATATCGATCTGGAGTTCGTGAACGACGCGCAGTTCCTCCATACAAGCTCGTTCGTGAACGACGCGCAACTGGCGATGCAGCGCGAACTGGCCCGTGAACTGCATGCACAGCTCAGCTTCAGCCCCGGGATGCTCTGCTTCTCCCATACGCTACCGGACCTGGAGGAGCTGATAGCGCGCAGCGCCGTGGTCTTTCTCAGCCTCGGTGAATTGAACTGCCTGGTTTCAGTCGGGGATTACGAACGAGGTGCTGAGATCCTTATCGGTTCCGGTGCTCAGACCGTCTGCGTGACACTGGGTGCAAAGGGCTGCTTCATTGCTGATCAATCGGGCGCGGCGCACCTTGTCGCGGCATATCCAGCGCAGGCCATAGATACGACGGGTGCGGGCGATGCATTCGCCGCTGGCTTCCTCTTCGGACTGCTGCATGAAAAGAGTCTGCAGGAATGTGGCAAGATCGGCAATTTCGTCGCGTCACGCTGTATCCGCGAATACGGGTGCCGTAAGGGACTACCCTCTGCACGTGATTTGAGCTCAATCGAGTGA